AGAAAAACCGGCAGCTGAGTTACGTGAAACTCTGCTGGCTCTAAATGGCATTGGCAATGAAACGGCGGATGTCATGCTAATGTACACCTTTGGCAAAAAAACTTTTGTAGCTGATACGTATGCCATGCGTCTTTTCAACCGGCTCGGTTTTGGACCATATACGAACTATGCCAAAATGCAGGCTGATTTTGCGCCAGCACTTGATCAAATCACGTTAGACGAAGCTCGCGAATGGCATGCCTTGATTGACGAACATGGTAAAACGCAAGTTCGGCATGCGTATGACGACCGATTTTTACTGCAGCCAGATTTGACTGAGGCGGCATGGCCGCCGGAAGCGGTTCAAGTGGAGCCGCCCCATGATGATCCGGGTAGCGGCAAGTGGCGGCACGCCGCCGATCCGTCAGCGATGACTCATAAATAAATGCTTTTTACTCGTGAGTTGTTTTGGCAATCTTGTCACAAGGGAGACCTAAAAATGAATGCTAGCGTTGCTGTGCAAGTGTTACCGATGTATCCAGAGAAACAAAAGGTCTTGGCAGTGGTTGATGCGGTGATCGCCTATATCAAATCAACCGGAATTAATTATGAAGTTAGTGCTTTTGAAACCACAATGGAAGGCGATTATGATCAGCTGATGGCGATTTTGAAAGAAATTCCGATTGTCACAGCGAAGGCAGGCGGTACTAGTCAAATGGTGTATGCGAAAATTAACTATTTTCCTGAAGATACTGGCCTGACGATTGCTGACAAGGTGACAAAGTTCAAGCATTGAAGACAAAAAAAGATCACGGCGATTGTCGTGATCTTTTTGCGTCTTGAAGTTTATTTTTCGACAGCTTGGAGCTTTTGATTGTCGTCGAGTTGTGAGATACCCATTAAGTGATGACGTTGTAAGAGAATCATCGTGCCCCACAGCAACAGGAGCGAGCCGATCGTGAAGGCGATCAATACCATGAAGCCGAGGTTGACAGTGCTATTGGCAATGCCGCCGGTGAGCGCGTTCCGGAAATTCATAATGGAGTAGGTCATTGGCAGGAATGGATGAATGGCGTTGTAGAACTGATTGGTGATCTCCATCGGGAATGTCCCGCCGGCACCACCTAATTGCAGCATCAATCCCACCATCGCCACAAATCGACCAGGATTATCGAAGGCCATTGAGAGGAACATAATCAGATACATTGACGTAAAGGAGAAGAGGATCGCGGTCAGATAGAACAAGCCGATGTTGTCGACCTTGAGACCGGTCGCCATCATCAAAGTTGCTTCGAGAACTGCGGTGCCAAGGGCAACAGCTCCGCCAATGGCTACTTTGCTCAGGAACCACTGAGTTGCCGTACCATCTGCTCTGGAAACTTTGCGAATTGGATAGGCAAAGTTGAAGACCAAGGCGCCAACGTAAAGTGCCAGACTCAAAACGTATGGGGCAAGTGCATGGCCGTAGTTTGGCACATAAGAATAATGCTTTTGCGCTGTCTTGGTGGGTGCAGCGAACATCTTTGCCGTATCACCGGTTAACGTAATGCCATTGACCTTACGGGCGCTGCTGGTAAGTGTCTTAGCGAACTTCTTGTCGCCGTCTTCAAGCTGACTGGAACCAGATTTGAGTGTGTCGCTCTTGTCATTGATTTGACCGGTTCCGTCGGCGAGTTGATTGACACCGGATACCAGTGTCGGCACACTAGCGTTTAATTGATTGACACCGCCAGCAACTTGGCTGGCACCATTGGTTAGCTGACCGACACCATTGGTAAGTGTCGGAACTTGGCCATTTAAGGTACCAAGACCGCCGGATACTTGGCTGGAACCCGTGTAGAGTTGGTTGATACCACTGGTGAGAGCAGGAACTTGGCTGTTTAAGCTACCAAGGCCTCCTGAAACTTGGCTAGAACCGGTATAGAGCTGATTGACGCCACTAACCATTGCGGGTGTTAGTGTTGCTGCTTGGTTGATGCCATTGTCTAGCTTATTTGCGCCAATAATTAATTGATCGTTTCTGGCAGTAATTTGTTTTGAACCATTTTGAAGAACACCAATTTTTTCCGTCAGAATGGGCGCTTGTTGGTTAAGCTTATCGACGCCAGCTGCTAGTTGCGTCGAATAAGGGATCAAGCCTTGATTAAAGGTCGTTGCCATTTCTGTGCCGCTAGTTTCAGTTTGGTCAATCAAAGCATTAACGCTTGCCTGAATTTTTTCAAAACCAGCGATTAACTCCGGGTTTTGCTTTGATTCGGCTTCTAATTGGCTCTTATACGCTGCAAGACTTTCTTCGAGGGCGGGCAACTCTGTGGCCGCTTTCTGATTTTGATCATTAACAGTTTGGCCAATTTTTTGTAAAGACTGGCTTAGTTGAGTTGAACCACTCTGCAAGGACTTGGTATCTTTTGGTAAGTTGCTCGTCTGACCAGCAAGTTGAGAAATGCCATCAGAAAGGAAGGTTACTTGTTGAGTATAATTGTTGATGCCCTCTGTCAGTTTCTTTGAACCAGTTTGTAACTGATTAGTGCCAGCAACGAGTTGGCCTGTTTTGGTTTGCAAAGTTCCCAGCCCATTAGTCACTTTAGTTGATCCCGTTGCAAGCTGTCCTACACCAGATTTAAGCGTTCCAGTTTGCGATTGCAAGGTTCCCAAACCGCTCGTAACTTGGCCAGATCCCGCCGCAAGCTGATTAACGCCACTTGCTAGGTTTGTCGTACTGCCATTGAGCGTTTGCAACCCACCTGCGACTTGATTAGCGCCGCTTGCGAGCTTAGGTATTTGTGAGGACATCGGTGCAACTTTAACCTTCATCGTTTGCACACCGTCATTTACTTGCGATACGGCGACGGTGTACTGATCAATGCCATCGTCAAGTTTGACTTGGCCAGCATCAATTTGGGTAGCGGCCCCGGCTGCCGTTTTCATGCCATTACCGATAGTCTTAATTTGATCAAAAACCGCGCTGGCATAGGCGTTGGTCACGTTAGCCCGAATTTCGGAGTTGAGACTGTCAACGCCGATGCCGGAGATGACTTGGCCAATATAGTTGAGTGAATCATTTGTCTCGTACTTCAGCGTCATTTTCTTAGGATGCTCGTCTAAGACGGTGGCGGCATTTTTGGAAAAATCCTTTGGCAGCGTAATGACAGTGTAGTATTTGTCTGCCTTCATGCCTTTTTTAGCTTCTGCTTCAGAAACGAAATGCCAGCCAAGTTGATGATTTTTCTTAAGCTTGGTCAAAGTCTGCGCACCAACATCAAGCTTTTTGCCTTGATAGGTGACAGGTTGGTCAAGGTTGACCACTGCTACTGGCAGATTCTTGGTGTCGCCGTAAGGATCCCAGACTGACTTCAAAAAGAAGATACAGTAGAGAAATGGGATTAAGGTAATGACGAGAACTGAGAGCAAAATGAGTTTGTTTTTGCCGATGAACTTAAATTCATCTTTGATCATGTCGAGTTACTCCTTTACTTCACTGAGATAGAGATCCAGCAGGGATTCAAAAGTCGTATCGCGGCTAGGTTGGCCGTCTGGCAAAAAGCCCATGACTTCCAGAACGGTAAAACCGAGCACGCTGCTGATAAAATTTTGGACGAAACTTTCTTTTGCCATGTGTTTGAACTCGGTATGGATGATCAAGCGTTTTAATAAGCCGATCACATCGCCGGTTGCCTGAACAAATGGACTGCTTTCTGGAAAATGATGCACAAAGTAAATAATTTCATCCAATGATTGTTGCTGTTCGAAATAGCGATGCGTGGTTTGCGCAAAAGTGCGAATGGCGTCTTTGCCAGCAATGCCACTGACTTGTTCAATGAGTTCTTGATGTAAGTTGTGCATGAACTCAGTCCCCAGCGCCTCAATCACGGCATCCAAGTTACTAAAATAGTTGTATAGCGACTGGGAACGAATATTCAATTCCTTAGAACCTGTCTAGTATCTGCTGAATCTGGTAGAATTGTGGAAAACCGACTGAGGAGTTTGTCATGCCAGATTATCCAAGCAATATTTCTCGAGCGCAATTTGCGTTAATACAACCTGATTTAGAAAACTTCCGCAAGCATACAAGACCGCGTCGTTATGATCTTTATGACGTATTCAATGCCATCCTTTACTCGCTTACTACAGGGTGTCAATGGCGTGAATTACCGCACGATTTCCCGGAATGGCACACTGTCTACCGCTATTACGATATGTGGCGAGATAAATCAGACCCGACAGCTGATTCGCTATTAGAAAGGCTTTTAAAAAAACTGTCGCTTCCTATCGCTTTGCACAGGGCCGATCGGCCCGAACGTCGTTTGTGATTGTTGATGCTCAAAGTGTTAAAACCACTGATTCAACGAAAAATAGTGGCTACGATGGCGGCAAAAAGATTTCAGGGATTAAGCGTCATATGGCGGTTGATATTAATGGTTTACCACAAGCCATTCTCGTGACACGAGCTAATGTATCAGATCGTTCAGGTGCATTGGCTATGTTTAGTTTGGCTAGCCAAAATTTAGAGCTGGTTCAGCATGTCATGGTTGATGGTGGCTACACTGGCAATGATTTTGCGGATCAGGTGAAGCTCATTTTGAATGCTAAGACGACGGTAGCTAAACGCAACGAGTTGCATATGTTCACGGTGTTACCGCAACGATGGATCGTTGAACGTTCATGGAGTTGGCTAGACAAATGTCGGCGACTTTGGAAAAACTGTGAACGTGCCCTTAACAGCAGTCTTCAAATGGTTGTATTGGCCTTCCTGAAGATAGTTCTTAAAAGATGCTAGACAGGTTCTAATGAAGCCAAAAAGACACCGGCTAAAAAGCAGGATGAATCAGCGGATGATATTGATTTGAATGATCTGAGCGGATTAGACTTTAGTCAAACCAGTCATGAAAAGAAGAAGGATGATTCGGATGAGTAAAATCATGGCCTCCTTTCTGGTATTCATCGATACGATCGGTGTCGCCATCGCTTTGTTAGGTGGCAATATGATGTTGTGTCTCCTGATGGGCATTATGACCATTATTTTGTATGTTAAAGTGAATCCAATCTTATTTGGCGACTATGACCGTCGACGTGAAGAACGCATTGAGCAGCGGCGGAAAGCCTTGACGGCACGACGGGAGAACGACAAATAAGAACCGTAAATAAATAGGCGCCTTGATCGCGGGATGTTAATGTCTCGCAATCAAGGCGCCTATTCGTGATAAGAGGTCGACAACGTTAACTTATTTTTCAACTGCCTGAAGCTTTTGATTGTCATCAAGCTGTGAAATGCCCATTTTGTGATAGCGTTGTAGCAAGATCATCGTGATCCAGAGCAACAACAATGAGCCAAGTGCGAAGGCGATGATGACGATGTAACCCAAGGTAACCGTGTTGGACGCAATGCCACTCGTAATCGCATTCCGGAAGTTCATAATCGAATACGACATCGGTAAGAATGGGTGAATGATGTTATAAAACTGGTTGGTAATCTCCATTGGGAAGGTCCCGCCAGAGCCGCCCAGTTGTAACATTAACCCGACCATCGCAAGAAATCGGCCAGGATTATCAAATGCCATTGAAAGGAACATAATGAGATACATCGAGGTTAGCGAGAAAAGAATCGCAGTGAGATAAAATTGCCCGACATGATCGACGTTCAGACCGACTGCCATGATCAGTGTTGCTTCAACAATGGCGGTTGCAACGGCGACAACTGCGCCAATGGTGATTTTGCTGAAGAACCACTGGGTCGCAGTGCCATCGGCTTTAGAAACTTTACGGATTGGATAAGCAAAGTTAAAGACCAAGGCACCGACGTAGAGGGCAAGACTCAAGACGTATGGTGCAAGGGCATGTCCATAATTAGGAACATATGAATAATGTTTATGCGACATCTTGGTTGGTGCGGCAAACATTTTCTTGGTATCACTGGTGACGGTGATGCCGTTGACTTTTTTGGCACTGCTAGAGAGCGTTTTGGCAAACTTTTTATCGCCATTTTTAAGCTGAGTGGAACCGGATTTAAGGGTGCCACTCTGGGCGGTGATTTGGCTAGTGCCATCCGCGAGTTGGTTGACACCGGATACAAGCGTTGGAACATTGGCATTCAATTGACCAACGCCATTGGCAACCTGACCGGCACCATTGGCCAGCTGGCTGACTCCGTTCGTGAGGGTCGGTACTTGACCGTTCAGGGTACTTAAGCCACCAGAGACTTGACTGGAGCCGGAATAGAGTTGACTGACCCCGTTTGTGAGCGTCGGGATTTGACCGTTCAAGCTGGTTAGCCCGCCAGAAACCTGGCTAGAACCGGAGTAGAGTTGGCTGACGCCATTGGTGAGCGTTGGGATTTGACCGTTTAAGGTATTTAAGCCGCCAGAAACCTGTCCAGAGCCGGAATAGAGTTGGCTGACGCCATTGGTGAGCGTTGGGATTTGACCGTTTAAGGTGCTTAAGCCGCCAGAAACTTTGCCAGAGCCGGAATAGAGTTGACTGACGCCATCAACCAGTGAAGGTGCTTTTGTTGCTAGCTGGTTGATGCCACTGTTCAAGCTATTCGTCCCGGTCACAAGTTGATCATTGTTAGAGATGATTTTCGTAGCACCGTTTTGAAGACCAGTAATAGCAGCTGTTAATGTCGGAACCCGCTGGTTAAGTGTCGTCAGACCATCTGAAACCTTTTTTGAGCCAGGAATCAGTTTCTGATTAAGAGTCGTCGACAGCGACGTGCCACTGCTTTCGGTCTGAGTCATTAAAGCATTGATATTTGTCTCGAGTTGTTCAAAACCGGCAACCAAATCCGGATCTTGATTGGTTTTGGCTTTTAAGGTGGCTTCATACTTTGTGAGGCTTTCTTGAAGCTTGGCTGCTGATTCGACTGCTTGCTTATTTTGGCTATCGACAGAGCCACTCAATTGTTGAAGACCGTTGGTTAAATCCGATGAACCGGTTGCCAACGAGTTAGTGTCTGTTGCTAAAGAGCCGGTGCTACCTGCAAGCTGATCAATTCCTTTAGAGAGCGATGTCACACCGTCTGTATAGTTCTTTACCCCTGTTGTTAAGCTTGCCGAACCAGTCTGGAGCTGGGTGATCCCGTTAGCCAGTTGGCCTGATTCGGTTTGCAGGGTTCCCAGTCCATTCGTTACCTGATTAGAGCCGGTTGCTAACTGACCGACACCAGAGCTAAGGGTTCCGGTTTTCGACTGCAAGGTTCCCAATCCACTCGTCACTTGGTTGGATCCGGATGCTAACTGACCGACGCCGGAGCTAAGGGTTCCGGTTTTCGACTGCAAGGTTCCCAATCCACTCGTCACTTGGTTGGATCCGGATGCTAACTGACCGACGCCGGAGCTAAGGGTTCCGGTTTTGGATTGTAAGGTTCCCAAGCCATTGGTTACCTGGTTTGACCCATTGGCTAATTGACCCACACCACTAGCTAATTGGGTGGTGCTGCCATTGAGTGTTTGCAAGCCGCTTGCAACTTGATTGGCGCCGCTTGCGAGTTGGGGAATCTGTGAAGACATCGGCGAGACTTTAACTTTCATGGTCTGAATCCCGTCATTTACCTGTGAAACGGCAACGGTATACTGATCAATCCCATCGTCAAGCTTGACTTGACCTTCGTCGATTTGCGTGGCGGCATCAGCGGCATTTTTCATGCCTTTGCCAATGGTTTTGATTTGATCAAAAACCGCACTGGCGTAAGCATTGGTCACATTTGCCCGAATCTCGCTGTTTAAGGCATTCAGACCGATTCCTGAGATGACTTGGCCGATGTAATTTAGCGAATCATTGGTTTGATATTTAAGATCCATTTTTCGGGGATGCTCGTCCAGAATGGTGGCAGCATTTTTCGAAAAATCTTTAGGTAGGGTAATGACCGTGTAATACTTGTTGGCTTTCATTCCCCTATCAGCTTGGGCTTTAGAAACAAAATGCCAGCCAAGCTTTTTGTTATTCTTGAGTTTATTGACCGTCTGCTCACCAACGTTAAGTTTTTTACCTTGGTAAGTAACCGGCTGATCTAAGTTCACCACGGCTACGGGTAGATTCTGTGTATCACCATAAGGGTCCCAAACAGACTTTAAGAAGAAAATGCTGTAAAGAAAAGGAATTAAAATGATGACAAGCACCGAAACTAAGATCAATTTATTTTTGCCGATGAACTTAAATTCATCTTTGATCATAAGCACTTTACTCCTTTATTTCGTTTAGATACATGTCCAGCAGAGATTCAAAAGATGTGTCGCGGCTGGCTTTATTGTCAGGTAAAAATCCCATGACTTCCAAAACGGTAAAACCAAGCACACTACTAATGAAATCCTGGACAAAACTTTCTTTTGCCATTTGCTTCAGCTCCGTGTGCACAATCAGACGCTTCAGCAAGTTAATAACATCGCCGGTGCCTTGCACAAATGGACTGCTTTCTGGGAATTGATGGACAAAATAAATAATTTCATCTAACGACTGTTGACGTTCAAAATAGCGATGAGCGACTTCTGCAAAAGCACGGATCGCCTCTTTGCCTGAGATACCGCTGACGTTCTCTATCAACTCTTGGTAAAGGTTATGCATAAATTCGGTCCCCAACGCTTCAATGACTGCCGGTAGATTCGGAAAGTAGTTATATAGCGACTGAGAACAGATATTCAGTTCCTTGGCCAGCGTCTGAAAGGTCAAGTCCCGAATACCGTCTTGGGCGACCATCGTTCTTGCAGCATCTAAAACAATTTCCCGATGTAAAATCTGATGTTTGGTTGTCATGCAAGCCTCCTTAAAGCTAATCTATGTTCCAAAGTACGAATATACGCCTACCGATTGAAGCATGCAATCTACAAAATGTAGATCATGCCCAAAAAATGGCCTAAAAAATTTCGCGGAAATTGATGATAATATCCAGTTATACGGCGCAGTATATTGAGAAAAAGAAAAGTATCTCCGTTTAAGAAAGTTAGGATTCGGTAAAATCAAGTGACGAGTTCAAGCTGATTTTTGCCAGTTGAACCAGTATGATGATTGATAGAAAGAACAAGAGTTTGATATTAGAAAAGAGGGACGGTATGGCACCATACACGATTGAATAAATAAGCGCGCCCAGTCGCGAACAATTGGATCAAATTATGCGGTTATGGTGGCAGGGGAATTTACAGGCCCACCAGTTTATTCACGCTGAATATTGGAAAAGTAATGCTCCTCTGGTGCGCCCTTTAATTCAGAACCTGTCTAGTATCTGCTGAATCTGGTAGAATTGTGGAAAACCGACTGAGGAGTTTGTCATGCCAGATTATCCAAGCAATATTTCTCGAGCGCAATTTGCGTTAATACAACCTGATTTAGAAAACTTCCGCAAGCATACAAGACCGCGTCGTTATGATCTTTATGACGTATTCAATGCCATCCTTTACTCGCTTACTACAGGGTGTCAATGGCGTGAATTACCGCACGATTTCCCGGAATGGCACACTGTCTACCGCTATTACGATATGTGGCGAGATAAACCAGACCCGACAGCTGATTCGCTATTAGAAAGGCTTTTAAAAAAACTGTTGCTTCCTATCGCTTTGCATAGGGCCGATCGGCCCGAACGTCGTTTGTGATTGTTGATGCTCAAAGTGTTAAAACCACTGATTTAACGAAAAATAGTGGCTACGATGGCGGCAAAAAGATTTCAGGGATTAAGCGTCATATGGCGTTTGATATTAATGGTTTACCACAAGCCATTCTCGTGACACGAGCTAATGTATCAGATCGTTCAGGTGCATTGGCTATGCTTAGTTTGGCTAGCCAAAATTTAGAGCTGGTTCAGCATGTCATGGTTGATGGTGGCTACACTGGCAATGACTTTGCGGATCAGGTGAAGCTCATTTTGAATGCTAAGACGACGGTAGCTAAACGCAACGAGTTGCATACGTTCACGGTGTTACCGCAACGATGGATCGTTGAACGTTCATGGAGTTGGCTAGACAAATGTCGGCGACTTTGGAAAAACTGTGAACGTGCCCTTAACAGCAGTCTTCAAATGGTTGTATTGGCCTTCCTGAAGATAGTTCTTAAAAGATACTAGACAGGTTCTAAGTCTCCCGTTTGGACAACGCAAGACCGGTATCTATATATCAAGACCTTTAGTGAAACTTATGGAAATCAATCAGCAGACTTTTGGAATACTCGAGAAGTGCACCATATTCGGCCAAGAATTTATGGTGGTAGCAATGAATTTAACAATTTGATGCCGATATTAGCACCAAATCATAGGCTAATTACGTCATGGTTTAATAATTATTAGGGGGAGCATGTTTGGAATCATTAATTCGACGAAGGATGCAATCACTAAAGAAACTGACGGATAATGGCAAAAAAACAATCTCAATCATTCAGTTACAAGGTTATGTACAAAATGTTTCTTTTAAATTTGAGGAATCAGCGAACGTTGTTGAGTTAGCAAGACTAAAGAACCTTAACTTGCCAACAGATTATATTGAGTTTCTTTCAATTTCGAACGGAATGTTTCTATTTTACACAGAAATATCAGGTTTCCCGATGGGATATGCCAGTGAAGTGTATTCAATTGACAAAGTGATTGCTGAGCGGAAGGCATTGCCCAAAAGTTTTAATAATATGATCCCGATTATGCATATTAGAGATGTTGGTGACATGTATATTAACGAGGAACAGCGCAGACTAGGTAAACCGTATTTAACATATTGGATTGAAGTCAATATTTGAGACAGATTTTAAGAGACATTCAGAACCGCGTTTACCTTCCACAGCTCAAATAAATCATTAATCGCGATTAATAACTTATTTGAAACCTGGAAAGCATTAAATCAGGCGGCCATTTGGCTCGTAAGTGTTGCAATTTCAACTTGTAAGGGGGTCTGGTAGCCCAGTGGTTTAAAATAAACACGAATTCAATAAAGCATTGATAGCTATCAGCCAATCACAACATGTGGGTCTTATATATCTTTAGTTTAAAAGAACGTCATAGGAGATGCTAGTATGAATGAAGATCGCAAGGAACGACTATGGGTGACATCTTTTTTTGCAGCTTTTGTGGCTACAATTATTTTTTCTGTTGGTATCACTAAGTATCAATATGATGGTCATTCATATTACATGAAGATTGATAGTCAGCCTATTATTTCAAACGTTGAAGTACCTGTTGGAATATCAATTCAAGGATATACTTACCAAGGTACTGCTAAGGATGCGCAAGGAAAAATAAGGAGTTTTAAATTAAGCACAGGTGAACACGATATTGGGCCATTTAAGGCAGGACAAATTATAAAAATTAATGTCAATAGAAAATATGGCATCGTTGATTATCAAAGAGTAACTACAAAAGAAACACCGGTCAAGGCACGTTAGGGTGTAACCCTATTGTAGCTAAAGAGAGAAGGGAGTATTATTAGTTACATATAAGTGACCCGGAGGTGATCTAGAATTGTCTAAAATCGGTTATGCGCGTGTTAGTACGCGTGATCAAAATCTGGCGCGTCAAATTGAACAGCTACATGATGCCGGTGTTAATAAAATCTTTCAAGAGAAGCTTTCAGGTAAAAATGCCGATCGTCCTCAACTGAAAGCAATGTTAGACTATATTCGTGATGATGATGAAGTAGTGGTACTGAGCCTTGATCGACTTGGTCGCAATTCTCATGATTTGACTGACATCATCGAAACCATTCGGCATCGTGGAGCTCAATTGAACGTTCTAAATCTACCTAGCTTTGCAAGTATTGAAGATCCTAACCTTCGTAACTTGATTACGACAATTATTGTCGAACTATATAAGTATATTGCTCAAGAAGAGCGCGAAACTATTAAGATACGGCAACAACAAGGCATAGAAATTGCCAAACGCCAGGGCAAATATAAAGGCAAAATTCGCGAATATGGTCCTCATTCACCTAATCGTCAAAAACGCTATATTTATAAAGAAGCCTGTCGCCTTTTAAATAGGAAGAAAGACGGAGATGAAACTCTGACCAAGCGACAAATTGCCCGCATGTTAGGTATTGCACCAGTAACCTTATATCGCATCGAAAAGTATCAGGCAGAAGATCTAGCAAATGTTCCCCGTAGTGAGAGGTAAACATCATGATAGATTTAAGGGGCAAACGAATTCTCGAGAGCGTAAAATATCTTGTGTAAATGCATAAAAGATTTCTGAATTGTATAGAAATAGGGAATGCCTTCCCTTATGATATTTAGTAACCACAGAAAACATCACAGGAGGCATTCCCCATGAATGAACTTACCACAGAAATTATCGCTGCACTAGCCCAAAAGCAAGATTTGGACGAAGTTTTTCGTCACCACCTCGAAATTGCGATTAACCAGCTGCTTCAAACCGAATTGGCAGAGTTTTTGGGTTACGAACGCTACTCATACGCTGGGATTAACACTGGTAATAACCGCAACGGCAGTTATGAGCGCTCGTTTGATACGAAGTACGGCCAACTTAACTTAACCATTCCTCGAGATCGCAATGGCCGGTTTGAAAATCATACCTTGCCAGCCTACGGTCGGCACAGTGATAATTTAGAAACAACGGTCATTCAGTTGTATACCAAGGGAATTACCACTGCTGAAATTGCCGAACTCATTGAGAAAATGTACGGTGCTCACTACTCCAAAGCCACGGTTTCCAACATGACTAAAGCCGTCAATGAACAGGTTCAAGCTTTCCAGCAACGTCGACTGGCTTCACAATATGCGGCCATCTTCTTAGATGCCACTTACTTGCCGTTAAAGCGGGATACCGTTCAAAAAGAAGCCGTTCATATTGCAATTGGCATTCGTCCAGATGGTACGAAAGAAGTGCTGAACTACCAAGTGGCGCCAACGGAATCGACTGGAATCTGGACTGAACTGCTGGGAACCTTGATCAAGCAGGGCGTTAAAGATGTGCTGTTGTTTGTGGCCGATGGGTTAGTTGGTTTGGATGAAGGCTTGAATCGGCATTTCCCTAAAGCCAAACGACAACGTTGCCTGGTTCATGTTGGGCGGAATCTGATGAACAAAGTTCGCGTAAAAGACCGCAAGGCCGTGATCAGTGACTTTAAACAAGTTCATCGGGCCGCCAACCGTGAAGCAGCCGAACTGAAACTGAATGAGTTCGCCAACAACTGGCATCAGACCTATCCCAAATTAATCAAAGATCTGCTTAAAATGCCGAATTTACTCACTTTCATGGACTTTCCACCAGCTATCCGGCAATCACTATACTCCACTAACCTGATTGAGAACTTTAATAAGCATCTCAAGCGCACCACCCACCACAAAGAACAATTTCCAACGGAAGATTCACTGGATCGCTTCCTGGTTTCTCAGTTTAATGTTTATAACGAGAAGTCTCTGAAGCGGATCCACCGAGGGTTCCAAGGACTCCAGGACACCTTGGAAGCATCATTTATTTAAGTTAGATACATATTATATGTACGAAGGCATTTCATTTACACAAACTTCTTGACACTCCCAAAAACTCATCTCCTAAAACGACTTAGCTTTTAAAGTCATCAATGTTTGGACTTATTCCCGTACACAGAATCGAACTGCGTCTAGTCACCAGAACGGGAAGCGGCATTTAATTTAGTAAATTAAATTGAGTGAATAATCGCACTAATCCCAGTAATCATAAAGAATAATCCTACTAGGTAATAGATTGATAAGATTGAAAAGGCGGGATAAATCAATAAAAGAACACCTAAAATAATGCCAATTACGGATAAAATCACGTCAACCATAAAATACTTTTCGTTAACTAACTTGATAATGTTCGAAAGCCA
This genomic window from Lacticaseibacillus paracasei subsp. paracasei contains:
- a CDS encoding TetR/AcrR family transcriptional regulator, with translation MTTKHQILHREIVLDAARTMVAQDGIRDLTFQTLAKELNICSQSLYNYFPNLPAVIEALGTEFMHNLYQELIENVSGISGKEAIRAFAEVAHRYFERQQSLDEIIYFVHQFPESSPFVQGTGDVINLLKRLIVHTELKQMAKESFVQDFISSVLGFTVLEVMGFLPDNKASRDTSFESLLDMYLNEIKE
- a CDS encoding IS5 family transposase (programmed frameshift), coding for MPDYPSNISRAQFALIQPDLENFRKHTRPRRYDLYDVFNAILYSLTTGCQWRELPHDFPEWHTVYRYYDMWRDKPDPTADSLLERLLKKLLLPIALHKGRSARTSFVIVDAQSVKTTDLTKNSGYDGGKKISGIKRHMAFDINGLPQAILVTRANVSDRSGALAMLSLASQNLELVQHVMVDGGYTGNDFADQVKLILNAKTTVAKRNELHTFTVLPQRWIVERSWSWLDKCRRLWKNCERALNSSLQMVVLAFLKIVLKRY
- a CDS encoding recombinase family protein → MSKIGYARVSTRDQNLARQIEQLHDAGVNKIFQEKLSGKNADRPQLKAMLDYIRDDDEVVVLSLDRLGRNSHDLTDIIETIRHRGAQLNVLNLPSFASIEDPNLRNLITTIIVELYKYIAQEERETIKIRQQQGIEIAKRQGKYKGKIREYGPHSPNRQKRYIYKEACRLLNRKKDGDETLTKRQIARMLGIAPVTLYRIEKYQAEDLANVPRSER
- a CDS encoding YhgE/Pip domain-containing protein, producing MIKDEFKFIGKNKLILVSVLVIILIPFLYSIFFLKSVWDPYGDTQNLPVAVVNLDQPVTYQGKKLNVGEQTVNKLKNNKKLGWHFVSKAQADRGMKANKYYTVITLPKDFSKNAATILDEHPRKMDLKYQTNDSLNYIGQVISGIGLNALNSEIRANVTNAYASAVFDQIKTIGKGMKNAADAATQIDEGQVKLDDGIDQYTVAVSQVNDGIQTMKVKVSPMSSQIPQLASGANQVASGLQTLNGSTTQLASGVGQLANGSNQVTNGLGTLQSKTGTLSSGVGQLASGSNQVTSGLGTLQSKTGTLSSGVGQLASGSNQVTSGLGTLQSKTGTLSSGVGQLATGSNQVTNGLGTLQTESGQLANGITQLQTGSASLTTGVKNYTDGVTSLSKGIDQLAGSTGSLATDTNSLATGSSDLTNGLQQLSGSVDSQNKQAVESAAKLQESLTKYEATLKAKTNQDPDLVAGFEQLETNINALMTQTESSGTSLSTTLNQKLIPGSKKVSDGLTTLNQRVPTLTAAITGLQNGATKIISNNDQLVTGTNSLNSGINQLATKAPSLVDGVSQLYSGSGKVSGGLSTLNGQIPTLTNGVSQLYSGSGQVSGGLNTLNGQIPTLTNGVSQLYSGSSQVSGGLTSLNGQIPTLTNGVSQLYSGSSQVSGGLSTLNGQVPTLTNGVSQLANGAGQVANGVGQLNANVPTLVSGVNQLADGTSQITAQSGTLKSGSTQLKNGDKKFAKTLSSSAKKVNGITVTSDTKKMFAAPTKMSHKHYSYVPNYGHALAPYVLSLALYVGALVFNFAYPIRKVSKADGTATQWFFSKITIGAVVAVATAIVEATLIMAVGLNVDHVGQFYLTAILFSLTSMYLIMFLSMAFDNPGRFLAMVGLMLQLGGSGGTFPMEITNQFYNIIHPFLPMSYSIMNFRNAITSGIASNTVTLGYIVIIAFALGSLLLLWITMILLQRYHKMGISQLDDNQKLQAVEK
- a CDS encoding YxeA family protein; this translates as MNEDRKERLWVTSFFAAFVATIIFSVGITKYQYDGHSYYMKIDSQPIISNVEVPVGISIQGYTYQGTAKDAQGKIRSFKLSTGEHDIGPFKAGQIIKINVNRKYGIVDYQRVTTKETPVKAR